The Calypte anna isolate BGI_N300 chromosome 2, bCalAnn1_v1.p, whole genome shotgun sequence genome includes a window with the following:
- the CCR4 gene encoding C-C chemokine receptor type 4, with the protein MTSSSTESSEFEVSTFYEYYNDYLDAPKPCSKESVKRFAASFLPVLYTLVFLVGLIGNVLVIVVLVKYKRLKSMTDVYLLNLAISDLLFVLSLPFWSYFTIDQWVFGTPWCKIISWIYLVGFYSGIFFIMLMSIDRYLAIVRAVFSLKARTAFHGLITSLVVWLVALSASVPELIFRESFNERNYTTCKPKYPGNFTRWKLFSTLKINILGLLIPFIVMTFCYSMIIKTLVHCRNEKRNKAVKMIFAVMIMFFFFWTPYNIVIFLQLLEITGVIRDCQVSRNLDYALQVTEILSLFHCCLNPVIYFFMGEKFKQYVKMLFKNWWLPGSICKWCGVPITYYTESTSSFHTHSTAEQDAL; encoded by the coding sequence atgactTCTTCAAGTACAGAGTCCTCAGAATTTGAAGTCTCAACCTTTTATGAGTATTACAATGACTATCTTGATGCTCCAAAACCATGCAGTAAGGAAAGTGTCAAGAGGTTTGCAGCCTCCTTCCTACCTGTTCTCTATACCCTTGTATTCCTGGTTGGGCTCATAGGCAATGTTCTGGTCATTGTGGTCCTTGTCAAATACAAGAGGCTGAAGAGCATGACTGATGTGTACCTGCTAAACCTTGCCATCTCAGATTTGCTCTTTGTTTTATCCTTGCCCTTCTGGTCTTACTTCACAATAGATCAATGGGTTTTTGGAACTCCTTGGTGTAAAATCATTTCCTGGATCTACCTGGTTGGCTTCTACAGTgggatattttttattatgcttATGAGCATAGACAGATACCTGGCAATTGTTCGTGCAGTGTTTTCCTTGAAAGCAAGGACTGCCTTCCATGGCTTGATTACTAGCCTTGTTGTATGGCTAGTTGCTCTTTCAGCATCAGTTCCAGAACTTATATTTAGAGAATCTTTTAATGAACGCAACTATACTACCTGCAAGCCAAAATATCCAGGCAATTTCACAAGATGGAaacttttttccactttgaaaatcaatattttagGGCTCCTAATTCCTTTTATTGTCATGACATTTTGCTACTCCATGATCATTAAAACATTAGTTCActgcagaaatgagaaaaggaataaGGCTGTGAAGATGATCTTTGCTGTCATGATCATGTTCTTCTTCTTCTGGACTCCTTACAACATTGTTATTTTCTTACAACTGCTGGAAATAACAGGAGTCATTAGAGACTGTCAAGTGAGCAGGAATCTGGACTATGCCCTCCAGGTAACAGAAAtcctcagccttttccactGTTGCCTCAATCCAGTCATCTACTTCTTCATGGGGGAAAAATTTAAGCAGTATGTGAAGATGCTCTTTAAGAACTGGTGGTTACCTGGGAGTATTTGCAagtggtgtggagttcccatCACTTACTACACTGAATCTACCAGTTCATTCCACACACATTCTACAGCAGAACAAGATGCTCTGTAA